Part of the Candidatus Aegiribacteria sp. genome, ATTATTATCTATGAAAATGGAGTATAATAGAATGAAGTATTGACTTAGAGAAGCTGTATTAAATCACGAGAATGAGGGAGCAGGTACTGTTGACACATGTCAACAGTATTGCATATTACTTTATGAGAAGAAAAAAGCATCCGCAGAAGGAAATAGAAGAAGCTGTTAAATATGCAGAAAGCAGGGGGTGGAAGTATAAGAAAGCCGGGAAATCAGCACATGCTTGGGGTAGACTTCTATGTCCTGAAGCGAGTGTGGAAGGATGCAAGATGAGTATATGGTCAACACCAAGAAACATTGAGAATCACGCAAAACAAATTCGACGGAAAGTAGATAGCTGTCAACATCGAGAGGATGAGAAGGGTGAAAGCAATGAATGAGAATTATCACTTCGTTATTGTGCTATCCGGAGTTGATACAATCAGTTCAGAGCTTGAAGATAGCCTTTTTGAATCTGGATGTGATGATGCTCTGATAGCCTCCAGAAATTCTGTTGTATATCTTGTTTTCGATAGAATTGCTTCTTCGTTTATTGATGCAATATCATCTGCGATTATGAATATTCGATCATCAAAGTTAAAAATAGGCATTTCTCACATAGAACCAAGTGATATTGTTTCATTGTCTGAAATTGCACGGAGAGTAAACAGGACGAGGGAGTCCATTAGACTGCTCGCAAAGGGTGATCGTGGTGATGGTTCATTTCCATTGCCTATTTCAGGTGTCGACGAATCTAAACAGCTCTGGAGCTGGATTGAAGTGGCTAATTGGTTTCTTGAAAAAGATATGCTTAGTGAGTCAGACTTTGATAATGCTTTAATCATTAGAACAATCAATGACAAGCTTACTGAATTGGATCAAACCTGCGAATCAATCATTTATTCAGCAGCACTTCCGATGCAAGCAAGAGCATATCTAAGAGAATATACGAATACTTCACTAATTAGAGGTCATACTGATTGTTTCAAAAGTACTGTGAGTATCCCCCTTCAGAATGAATTCACGTTCTTCCTTGAGAAACAGAATGAATTCGTTGAGAATTTCGCAGGAGAATACTTGATCATTCATAACAGGCGACTGATTAACAAATTTAGAACGGCGAAAGAAGCATATCAATACGGAGCAAGTAAATTTACACCTGGTACTTTCCTTATTCAAAAATGTGAACCTGGTCCTCTAGCTTATAGCAAAGCTTGTGTTTCCACGGTTCGATATACTAAAGGGTTGGAGGAAGAATTTGCAGAAACTCATTAAGCGAGAAATAAAAGCTCGTTTCAATTGGTTCACAGGTCGAGCAGATGGGCTTATATCCGAGTTGATATCACCAGTGGAAATTCTTGCATCGTATGGGCATGATAGTGAAGTAGAAGTAATAAGGGAGTCTTCCATTTTATGGCGTGCTTTGTGGGATACAGGTGCAACTACGTCATTAATAGCTCCACATATTGTTGAGAAATGCAATCTAAAGCCAATTGGTGTTCTTGAGGTTGCAGTTGCAGGTGATATTCATCGTGTGAGTTCCTATTTTGTAGATATTCGGCTTCCTAATAACGTAACGATTGCTAACATGACTTTAGGCTGTATGGAACTCCCGAATAACATTGATGTGTTAATTGGTATGGACATAATTACGCTTGGAGATTTCGCTATTACAAATGCTGGCGGTAGAACATTGATTTCTTTTAGAATTCCATCGCTTGTTTACATTGATTTTGGAAGACAAGACTCTCCGGTAGTTGCACCAGCTCTTTTTGTTGAAATGGATCAGCCATGTCCTTGCGGGAGTGGTCAATCATTTCGAGAGTGCTGCTACAAGACCAAGGAATGAATCATACTAGACTTGAAAATTAGACTTGGGAGATAAAGGATTTTTCATTAGTTCTGATTTACTCTATGTATTGAATCCTCAGCAGTAGAGAACTCAACAGTGAATTAGAAGATCAGTTTACTTCATACAATCAAGATTCCTTATCAATAGCATCTTTCATGTGCAAATTCATCTTACGGTCGAAACTGCTCACATTTGTGAGACTGAAAGGCTTAACCTTTTGAGATAGCTCATCCGGGGATTGTATTTCAGTTCGAAAAGCATCCACCATGGGATACCAAACAGTGCCACCCACTAATAAAACGACAAATGAAGGCTACATTCTAGAACTCATATTCCAGCAATGACAGCAGTTCTAATAGCGTCCACCGCGGGGTACCAACGTAAACATGGAATAAGGGCCGGAGCAATGAATGCCCCGGCCCCGTCCTTATCGGGAGAAAAGGTTAAACCCTGTTCTCCCTGCATTTGTATTCGTTTCCTACCATGTGCACCTCCTCTGTTGGGGTTTCGGATATCAGAAGGCTGAGGTTGGAGTTGGTAGAAGTAATAGACTAAAAGGCCTCTTCATCTGTCAAGTTTGGTTCTTCATCGCCGGCTCATTCCCCGGATATGAACGCTTCACCATTCCATGTGTACGTGTCGGATGTTCTCTGTGTTTCAACGTAACCGTCTGCGTCATCTTCCCATTCTTCCAGGATCCCTTTAATTGTGACTTCGTTGTCTACTCCACACGAGTCGTCAGGGAGCACGAATGTCTCATTGAAGCTGTAGCAGCCAGCATCGGACTGCGAACTGGCATGCGGTCCCATATGAAGATCTGTACCGGTCCATGCGAAAAGAACATCGCGATTTTCATATCCGCATGCTTCGTAGATAAAGGAAAGTTCAATAAGGTTTTCTATTCCGACGAATCCATCTGCCTGAAGTTCCATTCCTCTGATGCAGTAGCTGTATGGAGACTGTCCGTAACCTGCGCTGACCGGACGGAAAACCTGTTCTGCAAGGATCTCATCCGAACTGATTATTCTCGCTGCTGAAATGAAACAATGTTCCTCCGGATTGAATCCGGTGACTGTGAAAACAAAAAGTGTATCACCGCCGAGTGCAAGGCTGGTCATTGCAAGATCGGGTCCGGGAATGTAGCCGGTACACTCAATACCATCGTATTCAAATGTAGCTTCATACCAGTAAAATGGCATTCCATCAGGTAAGGTGTCCTTTCCAGAAGATCCTGTTATATCGAGTTCAGTTCCCATCGGAAGCCTGAAACCCTGTGAGCAATCAATGTCCGGATAAGACAGGATCACTGCAGTATTCGAGAATACAACTGTCCTGTCATCTGTGAAATCTCCATACCAGTAATCCCCATATACTGCTGAAGAAGCGATCAGTACGATTGATACAGCTGTCAGCTTCATTGAGATACTCTTAATATTCATCATTCTTACTCCTGATTACTGATTGTTATTGAAAAAGGTCGGGTTAACTGTCGATTACTTCCTGCAGTACATATGCTATCTGTGAAATTGAATAAGGCTTAAGCATGACTCCACTGAAGCCGTATGTCTCATAGTTTGACATCACAGGATCTGTTGAGTACCCGCTTGATACGATTGCGCGGACATCAGGATCAATTGAGAGCAGTTCCTTTATTGTATCCGTGCCGCCCATGCCGTTCGGGATTGTAAGATCCAGGATCACAGCGTCGAAAGAATTCCCGTTTTTCATGCTGTCGCTGTACTTTTCTATGGCTTCACGACCATTAACAGCACATTCAACTTCATATCCAAGACGGTTAAGTATTGCTTTCACCGTATCCCTTATAATCTCCTTGTCGTCCATTATGAGTATCTTTCCTTCAGCCACAGTGAGGAAATCAATTTCCATCTGCTTCTCTTCCATTATATCGGATACTGATGGAAGATATATGATGAACTTACTTCCGGAGTTGATCCCGCTCTCGACCAGAATATGTCCGTGATGTTTATGAATGATTGAATAGGCCGTTGACAGACCAAGACCGGTTCCCAGCTGCTTTGTTGAGAAGAATGGATCGAAAATTATGGTTAGCTGTTCTTCAGGAATACCTATTCCTTCATCTTCTATCTGTATTTTGATATATGAATCTTTTTGTAGCGGGATAATGCTGTTATCGGAGATGTCTGTGTTTTCCGCGGATATGAATATTCGACCGCCTTCGGGCATTGCCTGATTGGCATTGAGAATAATGTTGTTAATCACCTGCGTGATCTGTCCCGGATCAGCGCTTATCAGCCGGAGGTCTTCAGAAAAATTAAATTCGGCGATAACATTTGATCCACTGAGAATAAAGTTGCATGATTCCTGAAGCAGAGTTGTAATTGATAAAAGATCCTTCACAGGCTCTCCGCCCTTCGAGAAAGTCAGGAGCTGTCTTGTAAGAGCGGACGCCTGGCTTGCTGCATGTTCCGAACTGGTAAGTATCTCGTAGATATTGCTTCCGGGTTCAACCATCAAGCGAGCAAGTGAGATATTTCCTATTATCACCGCAAGGAAATTATTGAAATCATGAGCTATTCCTCCCGCGAGAATTCCGAGTGATTCCAGTTTATCCATCTTGCTCTGTTCCTCGTCGAACAATTTGAGAGCCGTTATGTCTCTACCGACTCCGAGAACTGCGTATTCACCATGGTACGTAATACTCTTCGCTGAAAATTCTATATACCTTTCTATACCGTCCTTTTTCACTACCCTTACCTGAAATACCGAGGGTACATCGGCTCCGCTTTCTCGTAATAATTCATATTCGCGGATTCTCTCAAGGTCTTCAGGATGGGCCAGTTCCCAGAACTTCATGCCGGCCAGTTCCACCTTTGTGTAACCTGTCATATCACACATTCGATTATTTACGAAGAGAAAGCCGCCTCCGGCATAGATATAGATACCATCATGACTATGCTCGACGAGAGTTCGGTATTTTTCCTCGCTTTCGCTGAGTTCCGCGGTTCTATTCCGTACAAGCTCCTCAAGATGGAAGCGGTGGTTTCTAAGCTCTTCTTCGACTTCCTTGCGGCCGGTAATATCTCTGACTGTGGCCTGGAGCATGGTATGGCCCTGAAGTTCTATCCTGCTAAGTAGTACCGAAGCCTGGAAAATTTCTCCATCTGTTTTACTGTGAGTCCACTCGAACAGATTTGAACCTGTTTTTACAGCGGATTCTATCATCATCTTTGCCTTGATTGATGAAATCTGACCGTCAGGCTGGTATTCCGGGGAAAGCTCCCATGGTCGACAGGATGTAAAATCACTTTCGCTGTTGCATCTGAACAGTTCTATCGTAGCCGGGTTGCCGGCTGTGAAAGACCAATCCGGTGGCGCTAGCATCATGATTGCATCTCTGGATGAATCGAAAAGAGTTCGATATTTCCGTTCGCTTTCCAGAAGCTGCTTTTCTGCTTCATGGCGAATTGTAATATCCTCGAAGCTCAGGAGTATCAATCTTTCTTCACCTGGCTGCTGTGCTGTGTCTGTTGCGT contains:
- a CDS encoding aspartyl protease family protein; this translates as MQKLIKREIKARFNWFTGRADGLISELISPVEILASYGHDSEVEVIRESSILWRALWDTGATTSLIAPHIVEKCNLKPIGVLEVAVAGDIHRVSSYFVDIRLPNNVTIANMTLGCMELPNNIDVLIGMDIITLGDFAITNAGGRTLISFRIPSLVYIDFGRQDSPVVAPALFVEMDQPCPCGSGQSFRECCYKTKE
- a CDS encoding PAS domain S-box protein, whose amino-acid sequence is MDNRDKSKDDPPEELIEPGQDISEKNSAEPCSYHGAAGGQENLEFYKNIIAAVREPILILNSDLNCVFANRSFVQVFNIDTSAIYDQSIFSIGNRFLNVPELKELLNELLSIHQDFNEYEVNLDLIHIGNRAMSLNATDTAQQPGEERLILLSFEDITIRHEAEKQLLESERKYRTLFDSSRDAIMMLAPPDWSFTAGNPATIELFRCNSESDFTSCRPWELSPEYQPDGQISSIKAKMMIESAVKTGSNLFEWTHSKTDGEIFQASVLLSRIELQGHTMLQATVRDITGRKEVEEELRNHRFHLEELVRNRTAELSESEEKYRTLVEHSHDGIYIYAGGGFLFVNNRMCDMTGYTKVELAGMKFWELAHPEDLERIREYELLRESGADVPSVFQVRVVKKDGIERYIEFSAKSITYHGEYAVLGVGRDITALKLFDEEQSKMDKLESLGILAGGIAHDFNNFLAVIIGNISLARLMVEPGSNIYEILTSSEHAASQASALTRQLLTFSKGGEPVKDLLSITTLLQESCNFILSGSNVIAEFNFSEDLRLISADPGQITQVINNIILNANQAMPEGGRIFISAENTDISDNSIIPLQKDSYIKIQIEDEGIGIPEEQLTIIFDPFFSTKQLGTGLGLSTAYSIIHKHHGHILVESGINSGSKFIIYLPSVSDIMEEKQMEIDFLTVAEGKILIMDDKEIIRDTVKAILNRLGYEVECAVNGREAIEKYSDSMKNGNSFDAVILDLTIPNGMGGTDTIKELLSIDPDVRAIVSSGYSTDPVMSNYETYGFSGVMLKPYSISQIAYVLQEVIDS